In the genome of Lathyrus oleraceus cultivar Zhongwan6 chromosome 4, CAAS_Psat_ZW6_1.0, whole genome shotgun sequence, the window TGAATTTGTGGTGATGTGGGAGAGTTTATTGGAGTCGGTGGGTTGGTCTGAGAGGTAGGAGATGATGATTGTTGGTTTATTGAGGGGAGTGGCTGGTCAATTTTGCTTGTGGGTGTTGATTGGTTATGTGCAATAGGTGGTGAAATTTGATTTTGCCACTGATGTATAAGGTAGGGGTGAAGGTCATCATCTAGGAATTGATAAGAGTGAGGTGAAGGGGAGTGTATCTTGGTGAAGGGAAATTGAGTTTCATCAAAGATAACATGCCTTGAAATTATTAATTTTCTATTAGACAAATCAAAACACTTGTAACCTCTATGATTCGGTGGATAACCCAAGAAGACACACGGAGTAGAGCGGGGTTGTAACTTATTGATGGTAGACGACGGGAATAATGGATAACATAGACAACCAAAGACTCGAAGGTGTGTGTATGTGGGATCACGACGATACAGAAGTTGTGTTGGTGACTGATTATGACGTGTTTTACAGGGAATAATATTTAACAAATAAGTTGCCATGAGGAGAGCATGATGCCAAAATGAGGGGGGGACATAAGAATGGGCTAGCATAGTGCGTATCATATTATTAATGGTTCTTATTTTACGTTCCGCTTTCCCATTTtgtgaggatgtgtgtggacaAGAGAAACGAAAAATTAGACCATGATCTGTGCAATACTTTTGAAAAGGCTCATTATTATATTCACCGCCATTGTCACATTGAAATGTTTTGACTTtttttgaaaattgagtttgaatgaGTTGAGTAAGTGACTTGAACGTTTCAAACACATGGGATTTTCTGCTAATAGGAAAAGTCCACAAGAAGTTTGTAAAATCATCTAAGTATAATACATAATATTTATGACTAGCAGAGCTTAAAATTGGAGACGTCCATAAATCACTATGTAAAATATCAAAAGGCATCAAGGTCGTAGTTTGAGAATCAAAAAATGGCAATTTAACCTGTTTGCCTAAAACACAAGAGTCACAAACAACAGAAGAATTAAAAGGTTCACAACATATGAACTTATTTTTGCGAAGGGAATTTAAAACAGACACGCCAGGATGACCAAGACGACTATGCCAGAGACTGGAAGTGAGACCGGCAAAACTAGGAGAAGTGGTAACTGGATAAAGATCTCCACGACTGTCACATCTGAGAAGGGAGATCCCCGTCTGAAAGTCAGAGACAGTAAAACCAAAAGGGTCAAAGGAAACAGAAACATTGTTGTCAGTGGTGAGTCGTCTCAcagaaattaaatttttaataattttcgGGGCATGCAGGACATGTTTAAGGTGAAGTGGTTGGTGAGATGTGGTTATTTGTGTGTGTCCGGTGCCGTGAATTGGAATTTCATGGCCACTGCCAACAATAACTTTCTGATTTGAATTACTTATAGGAAAATAAGACGAGAGATTACCTTGTGATGCAGCTGTGTGAGATGTTGCGCCCGTATCCATGTACCACTGATTGTCAGGAGTGTGGAGTGACATTGTGTGCATTGCGGTCTCAATGTCTGTCGGTATCTGAGAGGAGGTAGAGGCTGCATACACCTGAGGACGTTGTCCTAGAATGCCTGGTTGCTTAGGAGGACCGGCAGGGCGTGCCCACTGAGAGGTGGGATATGGACACGGTGGCATAGCCCATGGTGGTGGAGTCCAACCCCATGGTTGCCAAGTTGGGTACTGTTGTTGCTGCTGCCAAGGAGGAGAGGACCATGATGGAGGAGTGTTGGGAGCTCCAGGCTGAGGACCACTGCGGTTATTGCGTCCCCCTCCGCGGCTCTGGTTGCCACGAGAACGAGAACGGTTGTTGGGGCGGCGGTTGCCACGCTGAGAGGTGTCTTCAATAGGTTTTGACTGAGTGGTGTGCATGGCAGCATGAGAGCCTGTGTTTGCCATCTTAGCCATACCGGCTTCTTCCAAAGTGAGCATTGAACGAGCCTGATAGAATGCAGGGAGAGGATTACTCTGGCGAATCAAGGTGGCAACACTACGGTAAGCTTCTGGGAGACCCGATATCAGCTGAAGGACAAGACGATGATTGTTGACAGGGGAGCCGACATTTCTCAATTGATCAGAAAGCATCTTAAGACGCTGACAGTAAGCAGAGACATTTGGAAAATCCTCCATACGAGTGTTAGAAAACTCTTGCTCAAGAGTGACAACTCGAGCATTTTGGTTGTCCTGAAAGATATCTTCTAAGCGATTCCAAGCTTCTACTGCAGTCGAGTTGGGTTCCAGGATAGTGGTCAGCAAATCAGTAGAAATGGTGGAATAAATCCACTGGAGAACGGTGGCATCAAGAGTGGTCCATTGTTCATGCTCGGCATCGGTAGGGGCTGGAGGTGCTTTTTCCGTAGATGGAACAATGTGATGCAAGACTCGATGTGAGCGAGCATGAATTCGGAAAAGCTCGGCCCATGTTCCATACTGATCTTTTTCCATCTCAAGAATAATAGGAATGTGGTTCCTAATGTTGGAGACAGCAAGAGCGGGATGAAAATCATGTTTTGAAACACCGGTGGCAGCGACGGACTGCTCGGAAACATTGGCTACAGTGGGAGTTTTCTGAGTATTGTGGTCGCTATTGCTGTTTTCGGAATCAGACATGACTGCTTCTTGTTTCACAGTAACAATTCACGAGTAGAATACAACAACAGTGGACAACACGGACGCGCAGAGGAGAGAAATCACGGCGTTGTGGTGTGCTATCGTCGGAACAGAGATGTGAAACCCAAAAGAAAGGAGATCTGAATTGCGAACAGAGGCGAAGAACCAGAACAATCCGCGGATTCGGCGGTGGTTTTCGTGCACGGTGGTGCGACGGCGGCGGCGCGAACAGAAAAGAGGATGTGTTCGGCGGCGGCGGTATGTAGAGGACGAAGGTCCGGTGGCGGCGGCGGCGGCTGCTTCACGAAGGAGAATGAGGAAGGCGGCGGCGGCTGCTTCACGAAGGAGAATGAGGAACGCTTCTGTTTTGTTTTTCTGATACCATGTAAGAGATTAATGGAATGCGTTGCCTTTTCATTAATCTGAATAGGGTATATATACAACAATGTGTAACATATGTAATTATGATACAATCCTAATTATAGGAAATTATTTATGACTAATAATAATCAAATATTCTATTCTATCAGAAAATAGAAGATGAAAGTTATAATTAAATTCATTTTTTAATATCATTTATAATTAAACATATCAAttaattttattttgatttaaaaatttcAACAAAAATTTAGAACAATACTCCATGTATGTGGTCATATATgggtttttgattaatcgcatATTTACAGTAATTAGACTCATAAGTCTTCTAAAATCATGACGACGATTGGGTATGTGGCACACAAATTTGACCATTAGTGTCCTAAAATGCCACCCTAATCAATGGTGCATCTCGTGAGAAGTGAAGCAAAAAGATACATACATGCGGCTGCAATGGGCTATCCATCTGCATCCACATTTGGTGGGGCCCACAACCAAACCACTCTCGCTAACTTCCTCTCTTCTCAATCCAATTGAACCCTCTCTCTCACTCGCCAAATATAAAAACCAAAAAAAAAGTTTATCTTTTCTTCCGAGAAAGCTCAATTTCCTCTCAACATGGCTTGCACCTCTGCGAATTCATTACTCCAATTAAAGGTTTTCATTCTTTTCCCTCTCTTTCCCCTTTCTCCTTTCAATGTTTCAACTCTTCAATTCAAATTCACCTTTTCTTTTTGCAGTGTTCTTCTTCCCACCAGACGCCACTTTTGAATTCAAGGAGAAACATTTCTGGTATTCCATGCATCTTACTCCTTTACTTAACTTTTAATCAATTATTTTATTAATCACTAGTTTGAGTTTACCATTGTATTGCCTGCACCAGCATTATTCTGTTTCAAATTTCTCTATTCTTGATTTGTTTGTCTTTTACTCATTGATACCATTCTTAGTGCTAAATTTTCATACAGTATCAGTATACTTAAAACACCAAAGTAAAGTTTATACAGAAATAGAAGACAAACTGGCAATACAGAATGTTTATACTTAATGAATTGTGTGTAAATGATATGGTTGCCTTTAAAATAATGAATTGCTATCATTTAGCAGGCTCGTTCAACCTAAAGGGTGGAGGGTTAATCCATAAAGGGTTCGTGTATCGAAGTCAAAGACAATTTATACCTAGGAGTAAAGTTGGAGTTATACGAGCTGTGGCAATTCCGCTCGAACCAGCTCCGGTGGAAAGTGCGGAGTACAGAAAAGAACTAGCAGAGCGCTACGGTTTTAACCAAATTGGAGAGCCGCTTCCGGATACTGTTACGTTGAAGGACGTCATCACTTCTCTTCCTAAGAAGGTGAGGTGTTTTTTCTTATAATCTATGTCATGTTTTGTAGTGTCAGGAGTTTATCATGAAATTTTAGAATGTAGGGTCACTTCTTTAGATTCCTTTATATTCCTTAGGGTGTTTCTTCTTGCATAACAATATTAAGGAGTCGTTCCTTGTAGCACGATTCGGTACATgtttataatttataataaaacATCAATGACGAGAATAACATTTGCTTTATGAGTAAGAGAAAGTGTCGATGACTATATATGATTAATCTATCTCTACGccattttttttttctttcaccCTATGCTTTGGGCGGAAAATTATACTAGCCAGAAAGAAAGAAAGATAGGATGTGTTCTTCCTTTTGTAACTCTTGAAATTTGGGTTGGGTCTAACTCAACTCTTATAAAACCGGCTTGTAATGTGAGCTATCCACTACTTATAAACACAAAGTCATACTAAGACCGTGTCTCATCTAACGTGAGACTCTTAAGAGTAACCATTCCACGATATTGatattttcaatatttatttatatttaaataataatcACTTTacattttgaaggtttttgagaTTGATGATGTTAAAGCATGGAAAACTGTTTTGATATCGGCCACTTCGTATGCGTTGGGGCTTCTTATGATTTCTAAAGCACCCTGGTATCTACTTCCTCTGGCTTGGGCTTGGACGGGGACTGCTGTAACTGGGGTTAGTTCAACACGTATTTGACTTATGATTATTCGTTACTGATATCTCAAATCATTTTAACTCATATCTTGAAGATCTTGGCAAGCTTCTTCATTTTAACTCATATCTCAAATCATAAGTTTTGTAATCCTCTTTCCATTATTCCACACAGTTCTTTGTTATAGGACATGATTGTGCTCACAAATCATTTTCAACAAACAAATTGGTAGAAGACATTGTTGGAACTCTGGCCTTTTTACCACTAATTTATCCATATGAGCCATGGCGATTTAAGCACgacaagcatcatgcaaaaacAAACATGTAAGTGGTGTTCCCttctattttttgttttttagGTGCATCTTGTAAATCATTTGTAGCATTAAATTTCTGTCGTAGAGGGACTTACTAATACTTATACTCAATGCATGAAGTGTGAAACTTGTGTTTTTTTGTGCCTTGAAAAACCATTATTAATATATACTTCAGTAGATTGGTCAAGGAAGAAAAAAGAGATTCATAGCTTACTTAAAATTATTAACGAGGTATCACGTAGTTCTGTTAAATGTGATATTTCCTTTTCCAACGTACATGCATGTAATCCAATTGAAAGTGTAAAATTCAGGCTGCATGCCGTATGCATAAATCAAAAGCACTGTATAAGATGTGTAATGTTAACATCCATGTATGGACTGAAGCTGTAGCTTTTCTGTTTCATTACTTTCAATTGTAAGTCATCTCTAATGATACAGGTTGAAAGAAGATACTGCTTGGCAGCCTGTTTGGAAAGACGAGTTTGAGTCAAATCCACTTTTGAGGAAAGCAATAATAAATGGATACGGTCCACTTCGATGCTGGATGTCTATAGCTCACTGGTACGATCAACTATGCCTTGAAATGCATTATACACTTCCTAATCAGCCCTGCTttcaattattttgacatttAGTATTTTAGTTTATACAGAATCATGACGTGTCCTAATTTCTTTCAGGTTGGTCGTTCATTTCGATTTGACGAAGTTCAGACCAAATGAAGTAAAGAGAGTGAAGATAAGTTTAGCTTGTGTTTTTGCCTTCATAGCAATTGGATGGCCATTAATTATTTACAAGACTGGAATCATGGGATGGATAAAATTCTGGTTGATGCCATGGTTGGGCTATCACTTCTGGGTAATTTCACTTGTCGCATAAATTAATATTTTGTTTATCACCATTTACCTCAAAAGAGAAAATTGAAAGGAAGATTGAAGCATATCCAGATTAGTGAAGATTGATTTTCAGGATTAACTTGGATGAGTATAGTTATATTAAAAAAACTAAACAACTCAAGGCAAATGAATCAGAGTATTCATTTAATAGCTAGAGCATATAATCAACTTCTGTATCTTCATTGAATTGTTTTACAATGATTTAATAACAGTTGAAATTTATAGTCCAAATTTAAGAGGTATTCTTTTGCTCTCAATCATAGATGAGTACTTTCACCATGGTACATCATACTGCACCACACATACCGTTCAAATATTCAGAAGAGTGGAATGCTGCACAAGCACAGCTTAATGGAACGGTTCATTGCGCTTACCCTCAATGGTAATGTATTTTTTCTGCTCTTTGTATTCTAATGTATGTTTTTCTTGCCAATAAATAGACGCATGAATGTGGTATATCCTGCATAATAGATCAGCTGCTGTTGaatgttttttttctttcattGCTCATTGAAGATATCTGTTCTTTTTATTCTGTTGATGTCTTCAAAGTGCACGTTTGCAGAAATAATTTGATGGCAGCTTGACTAATTGGTATATTCTGACTTCTTTTTTGAACAGGATCGAGATCTTATGCCATGATATTAATGTCCATATTCCACACCATATATCCCCGAAAATACCGAGCTATAATTTACGAGCAGCCCATAAATCTCTCCAAGAAAATTGGGGAAAGGTAACATCAATAATGCCAATATCTTTTTATGCTTCTTCATGAAATAAATGAGGGCCAACATTGAACTCTAAAACATTACCAATGTCCGAACTAAAAAACACTTCAGCTAACTATTGGTATCTTAATTTTCTGTGTTGGAAAAACAGTATCTGAATGAGGCTAGTTGGAATTGGCGATTGATGAAGACAATCCTGACGGTGTGTCACGTGTACGATAAGGAGCAAAATTATGTTTCCTTCGATGAAGTTGCCCCTGAAGAATCTGGTTCAATAAAGTTTTTGAAGAAAGTAATGCCTGATTATGCTTAACTAGGTCCGAATTGACTTATTCTCATACAAATTTTTTATGTATCAAAGTAAGAAGGTATACCATTCATTTTCTTTTATCCGATCAATTTTGTTTAGTATGGTTCCATTTTTTGTATCACATATAACAAGAGGAAATTGTTCGAAGCTCTCTTAAAGTTCAGGTTTTAACAAGG includes:
- the LOC127138422 gene encoding omega-6 fatty acid desaturase, chloroplastic isoform X1, with translation MACTSANSLLQLKCSSSHQTPLLNSRRNISAGSFNLKGGGLIHKGFVYRSQRQFIPRSKVGVIRAVAIPLEPAPVESAEYRKELAERYGFNQIGEPLPDTVTLKDVITSLPKKVFEIDDVKAWKTVLISATSYALGLLMISKAPWYLLPLAWAWTGTAVTGFFVIGHDCAHKSFSTNKLVEDIVGTLAFLPLIYPYEPWRFKHDKHHAKTNMLKEDTAWQPVWKDEFESNPLLRKAIINGYGPLRCWMSIAHWLVVHFDLTKFRPNEVKRVKISLACVFAFIAIGWPLIIYKTGIMGWIKFWLMPWLGYHFWMSTFTMVHHTAPHIPFKYSEEWNAAQAQLNGTVHCAYPQWIEILCHDINVHIPHHISPKIPSYNLRAAHKSLQENWGKYLNEASWNWRLMKTILTVCHVYDKEQNYVSFDEVAPEESGSIKFLKKVMPDYA
- the LOC127138422 gene encoding omega-6 fatty acid desaturase, chloroplastic isoform X3 codes for the protein MACTSANSLLQLKCSSSHQTPLLNSRRNISGSFNLKGGGLIHKGFVYRSQRQFIPRSKVGVIRAVAIPLEPAPVESAEYRKELAERYGFNQIGEPLPDTVTLKDVITSLPKKVFEIDDVKAWKTVLISATSYALGLLMISKAPWYLLPLAWAWTGTAVTGFFVIGHDCAHKSFSTNKLVEDIVGTLAFLPLIYPYEPWRFKHDKHHAKTNMLKEDTAWQPVWKDEFESNPLLRKAIINGYGPLRCWMSIAHWLVVHFDLTKFRPNEVKRVKISLACVFAFIAIGWPLIIYKTGIMGWIKFWLMPWLGYHFWMSTFTMVHHTAPHIPFKYSEEWNAAQAQLNGTVHCAYPQWIEILCHDINVHIPHHISPKIPSYNLRAAHKSLQENWGKYLNEASWNWRLMKTILTVCHVYDKEQNYVSFDEVAPEESGSIKFLKKVMPDYA
- the LOC127138422 gene encoding omega-6 fatty acid desaturase, chloroplastic isoform X2, yielding MACTSANSLLQLKCSSSHQTPLLNSRRNISAGSFNLKGGGLIHKGFVYRSQRQFIPRSKVGVIRAVAIPLEPAPVESAEYRKELAERYGFNQIGEPLPDTVTLKDVITSLPKKVFEIDDVKAWKTVLISATSYALGLLMISKAPWYLLPLAWAWTGTAVTGFFVIGHDCAHKSFSTNKLVEDIVGTLAFLPLIYPYEPWRFKHDKHHAKTNMLKEDTAWQPVWKDEFESNPLLRKAIINGYGPLRCWMSIAHWLVVHFDLTKFRPNEVKRVKISLACVFAFIAIGWPLIIYKTGIMGWIKFWLMPWLGYHFWMSTFTMVHHTAPHIPFKYSEEWNAAQAQLNGTVHCAYPQWIEILCHDINVHIPHHISPKIPSYNLRAAHKSLQENWGKYLNEASWNWRLMKTILTVCHVYDKEQNYVSFDEVAPEESGSIKFLKKVMPDYA
- the LOC127138422 gene encoding omega-6 fatty acid desaturase, chloroplastic isoform X4 encodes the protein MACTSANSLLQLKCSSSHQTPLLNSRRNISGSFNLKGGGLIHKGFVYRSQRQFIPRSKVGVIRAVAIPLEPAPVESAEYRKELAERYGFNQIGEPLPDTVTLKDVITSLPKKVFEIDDVKAWKTVLISATSYALGLLMISKAPWYLLPLAWAWTGTAVTGFFVIGHDCAHKSFSTNKLVEDIVGTLAFLPLIYPYEPWRFKHDKHHAKTNMLKEDTAWQPVWKDEFESNPLLRKAIINGYGPLRCWMSIAHWLVVHFDLTKFRPNEVKRVKISLACVFAFIAIGWPLIIYKTGIMGWIKFWLMPWLGYHFWMSTFTMVHHTAPHIPFKYSEEWNAAQAQLNGTVHCAYPQWIEILCHDINVHIPHHISPKIPSYNLRAAHKSLQENWGKYLNEASWNWRLMKTILTVCHVYDKEQNYVSFDEVAPEESGSIKFLKKVMPDYA